A genomic region of Dactylococcopsis salina PCC 8305 contains the following coding sequences:
- a CDS encoding DUF29 domain-containing protein, whose product MVADSQQTQKTLYETDYYLWVIETIKQLQNQELEAIDWENLIDEVSDLSRREKRKLQSLFKRLLEHLLKLKYWEDEAERNRRHWRGEIANFRQQIKYQLEDSPSLNSYLKEIFAQSYRDARVIASEKSGLPLSTFPSQPIARFDQILDENWLP is encoded by the coding sequence ATGGTTGCAGACTCTCAACAAACACAAAAAACACTCTATGAAACTGATTATTATCTCTGGGTGATAGAAACCATTAAGCAACTGCAAAATCAAGAATTGGAAGCGATTGATTGGGAGAATCTAATTGATGAGGTATCGGATTTGAGTCGGCGGGAAAAAAGAAAACTACAAAGTTTATTCAAACGGCTATTGGAGCATCTGCTGAAACTCAAATACTGGGAAGACGAAGCCGAGAGAAATCGCAGACATTGGCGGGGAGAAATTGCTAACTTCCGCCAACAAATTAAATATCAGCTAGAAGACAGTCCGAGCTTAAACTCGTACTTAAAAGAAATTTTTGCTCAATCTTATCGAGATGCGAGAGTGATTGCATCGGAAAAATCAGGATTACCTCTTAGCACCTTCCCTTCTCAACCGATCGCGCGGTTCGATCAAATTTTAGATGAAAATTGGTTGCCTTAA
- a CDS encoding DUF2283 domain-containing protein: protein MVVCAQVKVFYDRTGNSLTVWFGNPQDEFESEETGDEVILMKDKSGRVIGFEKLNFQPSQNDPVKMAFEAFPV from the coding sequence ATTGTGGTATGCGCCCAAGTAAAAGTTTTTTATGATCGGACAGGAAATAGTTTGACTGTTTGGTTTGGCAATCCTCAAGATGAGTTTGAATCAGAAGAAACAGGGGATGAAGTTATTTTAATGAAGGATAAAAGCGGTCGAGTGATTGGGTTTGAAAAACTGAATTTTCAACCCAGTCAGAATGATCCAGTGAAAATGGCATTTGAGGCCTTTCCTGTTTAA
- a CDS encoding type II toxin-antitoxin system RelE/ParE family toxin codes for MSEIIIKILEPTEAISPFEKWYNSIKDKSVRRRILVRIKRLELGNFGDWKNLGEGVYELRMSFGSGYRVYFARQGNEMVIILGGGDKRSQAQDITNAKALWREYKNEIERFSRDF; via the coding sequence ATGTCAGAAATAATCATCAAAATTCTTGAACCGACAGAAGCAATTAGTCCATTTGAGAAATGGTATAACTCAATCAAAGATAAATCAGTCAGAAGACGTATTCTAGTCAGAATTAAAAGATTAGAATTGGGTAACTTTGGAGACTGGAAAAATTTGGGAGAAGGAGTTTATGAACTTCGTATGAGCTTTGGCTCTGGATATCGAGTTTATTTTGCTCGTCAAGGCAACGAAATGGTAATTATACTAGGAGGAGGAGACAAACGTAGTCAAGCTCAAGATATTACAAACGCCAAAGCACTGTGGAGAGAGTATAAAAATGAAATTGAAAGATTTTCACGAGACTTTTAG
- a CDS encoding helix-turn-helix domain-containing transcriptional regulator, translated as MKLKDFHETFSSDLQDREFVLGYLQESLEEGGIILFLSALKDVVKADQSNQDNFDKTNDEKNTLNHFLQSQHPTLVEVYKVLKILELDLQVKLLSPISTVT; from the coding sequence ATGAAATTGAAAGATTTTCACGAGACTTTTAGCAGTGACCTTCAAGATCGTGAATTTGTCTTAGGCTATCTGCAAGAATCTTTAGAAGAAGGTGGCATTATTTTATTTCTATCTGCTCTGAAAGATGTAGTTAAAGCTGATCAAAGTAATCAGGATAATTTCGATAAAACGAATGATGAGAAAAACACTTTAAATCATTTTCTGCAAAGTCAACATCCCACCTTGGTCGAAGTTTATAAAGTTCTAAAAATTCTCGAATTAGATTTACAAGTAAAGTTATTATCTCCCATTTCTACAGTTACTTAA
- a CDS encoding ISAs1 family transposase, which produces MSSLISYLKQVKDWRDRSGQRHPLWWVLFIVILGLMMGNLSYRDLAAFGKNKHYYLTRLGKSPKLKSPSYSTIRRAMMGVDNNDLIQVFNQWAAQLSSPDELSNWIAIDGKSIKSTLTDTYGNKQNFASIVSWFSQDNGLVLALEKLENKKTSEIYCVREMVNNTPLSNQVLTLDAVHCQKETIKTINRSRNDYVIAVKKNQPKLYNRLEEIAHNQISDQEDIRTETSHGRQVTRTVSVFRIPETLQEIWISSQCFIKVERKGTRKNKPYHQIVYYLSSCYQTAQNFSKKIQGHWGIENQLHWVKDVIFSEDVSPVHHLQSAVNFSVLKTICLNLFRLLGFLSVTEARRWLGERLWLLPILIE; this is translated from the coding sequence ATGTCTAGTTTAATCAGTTACTTAAAACAAGTCAAGGACTGGCGCGATCGCAGTGGACAAAGACATCCCCTATGGTGGGTACTTTTCATTGTTATTCTTGGTTTAATGATGGGTAACTTAAGTTACCGAGACTTAGCTGCCTTTGGAAAAAATAAGCATTACTACCTCACTCGTTTAGGAAAATCTCCTAAGCTAAAGTCGCCATCTTATTCAACAATTAGAAGAGCCATGATGGGAGTAGATAATAATGATTTAATTCAAGTTTTTAACCAATGGGCTGCTCAATTATCTTCCCCAGATGAACTTTCTAATTGGATCGCGATTGATGGTAAAAGTATTAAGTCAACTTTAACTGATACCTACGGAAATAAGCAGAATTTTGCTTCAATTGTCTCTTGGTTTAGTCAGGACAATGGGTTAGTTTTAGCTCTAGAAAAATTAGAGAATAAAAAGACTTCAGAAATTTACTGTGTTCGAGAGATGGTGAATAACACGCCTTTATCAAATCAAGTTTTGACTCTGGATGCAGTTCACTGTCAAAAAGAAACAATTAAAACGATTAATCGCTCTCGTAATGATTATGTAATTGCGGTGAAGAAAAATCAACCGAAATTGTACAACCGTTTAGAAGAAATCGCTCATAATCAGATTTCTGATCAGGAAGATATTCGAACAGAAACGAGTCACGGACGACAAGTTACTCGAACCGTATCTGTCTTTAGAATTCCAGAAACTCTTCAAGAAATTTGGATCAGTAGTCAGTGTTTTATCAAAGTAGAAAGGAAAGGCACTCGAAAAAATAAGCCTTATCATCAAATTGTTTATTATTTAAGTAGTTGTTACCAAACGGCTCAAAATTTTAGTAAAAAGATTCAGGGACATTGGGGAATTGAGAACCAACTACATTGGGTTAAAGATGTTATTTTTTCTGAAGATGTTTCCCCGGTACACCATCTTCAGTCAGCAGTCAACTTTTCAGTATTAAAAACCATTTGTCTTAATCTTTTCAGACTATTAGGCTTTTTATCAGTTACTGAAGCCCGAAGATGGCTTGGAGAGAGGCTTTGGCTACTACCCATTTTGATAGAATGA
- a CDS encoding ABC transporter ATP-binding protein gives MTLKTQLRLDSVSYHYPNSEEQVLNQVSIEIPQGTSVGLIGSSGAGKTTLVDVILGLLQPTEGKVLVDGVDIQQGLRGWQNQIGYIPQSIYLCDDTLRGNIAFGIPEEEISDEQVWSAVRSAQLQELVERLPQGLDTVVGERGVRLSGGQRQRVGIARALYHNPQVLVMDEATAALDNETEAGIMEAVEKLSGEKTLIMIAHRLTTVKNCDCLYLMERGKVVDQGSYEELRDRNKNFMRMAKIS, from the coding sequence TTGACACTAAAAACTCAGTTAAGGTTAGATTCGGTTTCGTATCATTATCCTAATTCGGAGGAACAAGTATTAAATCAGGTTTCGATCGAAATCCCGCAAGGAACATCGGTGGGGTTAATTGGCAGCTCTGGGGCGGGAAAAACAACGTTAGTGGATGTGATTTTAGGATTATTACAGCCCACTGAGGGGAAAGTATTAGTGGATGGGGTAGATATTCAGCAGGGGTTGCGAGGATGGCAAAATCAAATCGGTTACATCCCACAGAGTATTTATTTGTGTGATGATACATTACGGGGAAACATCGCTTTTGGCATTCCAGAAGAAGAGATTTCTGATGAACAAGTCTGGTCAGCGGTTCGATCGGCGCAACTCCAAGAATTAGTAGAAAGATTACCTCAAGGGTTAGATACTGTAGTTGGTGAGAGAGGAGTTAGACTATCTGGCGGGCAAAGGCAGCGGGTGGGAATTGCGCGGGCGTTATATCATAATCCACAGGTATTGGTGATGGACGAAGCAACGGCGGCTTTGGATAATGAGACGGAAGCGGGAATTATGGAGGCGGTAGAGAAGTTAAGTGGGGAGAAAACTTTGATTATGATTGCTCATAGGTTGACAACGGTTAAAAATTGTGATTGTCTTTATTTGATGGAGCGAGGGAAAGTAGTTGATCAGGGGAGTTATGAAGAGTTGCGCGATCGGAATAAGAATTTTATGAGGATGGCAAAGATAAGTTAG
- the cysH gene encoding phosphoadenosine phosphosulfate reductase: MIRINQISQSLEEANPQKILSWSLSQFDPDKMVVTTSASLPVTVALLYGEIKPSSSIPIIFIDTLHHFPETLQTANQIKQHYGIDLRIYQPKGIKSREEFAQIYGQELWKNDIDRFHFLTKIQPLERALKELKAEVWITGRRRDQSSTRKNLPILEEDPRGYMKINPLANWTYRDVWRYIDQHQVPYNPLHDQGYSSIGDEPLTTPTYAGESERSGRWRERGKTECGLHIYPSSEIQ, from the coding sequence ATGATACGGATTAACCAAATTTCTCAATCCTTAGAAGAGGCGAACCCACAAAAAATCTTAAGTTGGTCTTTATCTCAATTTGACCCAGACAAGATGGTGGTAACGACTTCTGCTAGCCTACCCGTAACCGTTGCTCTCTTATATGGAGAAATTAAGCCTTCTTCCTCGATTCCCATTATCTTTATTGATACCTTACATCATTTCCCTGAAACTTTGCAAACAGCCAATCAAATCAAACAACACTATGGAATTGATTTACGAATTTATCAACCCAAAGGGATAAAATCGAGAGAGGAATTTGCCCAAATTTATGGACAAGAGCTTTGGAAAAATGACATTGATCGATTTCATTTTTTGACTAAAATTCAGCCTTTAGAACGCGCTTTAAAGGAACTGAAGGCTGAAGTTTGGATTACGGGAAGACGCAGAGATCAATCTTCCACTCGTAAAAATCTGCCCATTTTGGAAGAAGATCCCAGAGGTTACATGAAAATTAATCCCCTTGCTAATTGGACTTATCGGGACGTTTGGCGATATATTGATCAACATCAAGTTCCTTATAATCCACTGCATGATCAGGGTTACAGCAGTATTGGCGATGAACCCCTGACGACTCCCACTTATGCAGGGGAAAGTGAACGTAGCGGTCGCTGGCGAGAAAGGGGAAAGACTGAATGCGGTCTTCATATCTATCCAAGCAGTGAAATTCAGTAA
- a CDS encoding N-acetylneuraminate synthase family protein codes for MIIDRNLRPYIIFTEDSILNALKKIEENQGRIIFCVSENGQLEGLLTNGDIIRWLTQQKENADLSQAVSEIANQSYLYAFQNDPPQKIESYLEKVLYVPIIDQHGHLTAVARRRKSNEGINISNFLISETSPTFVVAEIGINHNGSLELAKQLVDEAVTAGANCAKFQMRDMTSLYQNAGEANDAKENLGTQYTLDLLSRFQLTTDEMFQIFDYCQEQGILPLCTPWDKGSLEALETYGMPAYKVASADLTNHEFLTALAKTNKPLICSTGMSTEQEIQESVQLLRHLGVQYILLQCNSTYPAPFKDINLKYMDRLKTIGECPVGYSGHERGTNVVIAAVARGAKVIEKHFTLDRAMEGNDHKVSLLPHEFQTMIEGIRQVEESLGTDSDRRVTQGEMMNRVNLAKSLVVNCDLAIGDTITAEMIEVKSPGRGLQPNRREDLIGKTAKRPLQAGDFFYPSDLEEEKVQSRNYHFQRAWGLPVRYHDFEKILSKTNPDFLEFHLSYKDMEESIEDYLKGEYNLDLVVHSPELFAGDHTLDLCSQDEEYRQYSIQELQRVINITRTLKPYFKKATRPCIVTNIGGFTFDFHLHHSERQKLYELLLKSLSQLDTAGVEIIPQTMPPFPWHFGGQRYHNLFVDAQEIAEFCANHQYRICLDISHSKLACNHYKWSFQEFVETVGAYTAHLHIADSEGKDGEGLQIGEGEIDFHHLSQTLAKVAQNALFIPEIWQGHENEGEGFWIALERLEGLF; via the coding sequence ATGATTATAGATCGTAATCTCAGACCCTATATTATCTTTACAGAAGACAGTATTCTTAACGCCCTGAAAAAAATTGAAGAAAATCAAGGGCGGATTATTTTCTGTGTTAGTGAAAACGGACAGCTAGAAGGATTGCTCACCAATGGCGACATCATCCGTTGGCTAACCCAACAAAAAGAAAATGCTGATCTCAGCCAAGCTGTTTCTGAAATTGCCAATCAGAGTTATCTTTACGCTTTTCAAAATGATCCGCCCCAAAAAATAGAATCCTATCTAGAGAAGGTGCTTTATGTTCCCATAATTGACCAGCACGGGCATCTAACAGCGGTCGCGCGTCGCCGTAAATCCAATGAAGGCATTAATATTAGCAATTTTTTAATTAGCGAAACATCTCCTACATTCGTCGTTGCAGAAATTGGGATTAATCATAACGGAAGCCTTGAACTTGCTAAACAACTGGTTGATGAAGCAGTCACAGCAGGTGCTAACTGTGCAAAATTCCAAATGCGCGACATGACCAGTCTCTATCAAAATGCAGGAGAGGCTAACGATGCTAAAGAAAATTTAGGAACACAATATACCCTCGATCTACTGTCTCGTTTCCAACTGACAACAGATGAGATGTTCCAAATTTTTGATTACTGTCAGGAACAAGGAATTTTGCCCTTGTGTACGCCTTGGGATAAAGGGAGTCTTGAAGCCCTTGAAACCTACGGAATGCCAGCTTATAAGGTAGCATCGGCTGATTTAACCAATCATGAGTTCTTAACGGCTTTAGCAAAAACCAATAAGCCTTTGATCTGTTCGACAGGGATGTCCACAGAACAAGAAATTCAAGAATCAGTACAGTTATTGCGACATTTGGGGGTACAGTACATTCTATTGCAGTGTAATTCGACATATCCTGCGCCATTTAAAGATATTAATCTCAAATACATGGATCGCCTAAAAACGATTGGTGAGTGTCCTGTGGGGTACTCTGGACATGAACGAGGGACTAATGTCGTGATCGCTGCTGTGGCAAGAGGGGCAAAAGTGATTGAGAAACACTTTACTTTAGATCGGGCAATGGAAGGCAATGATCATAAAGTGAGTTTACTTCCCCATGAGTTTCAAACGATGATAGAAGGAATTCGGCAAGTTGAGGAGTCTTTAGGGACAGACAGCGATCGCCGTGTCACCCAAGGGGAGATGATGAATCGGGTGAATCTCGCCAAAAGTCTTGTGGTTAATTGCGATTTGGCTATTGGAGATACTATCACTGCGGAGATGATTGAAGTGAAAAGCCCTGGTCGAGGGTTACAGCCTAACCGTCGAGAAGATTTAATTGGCAAAACTGCCAAACGCCCCTTGCAAGCGGGAGATTTCTTTTATCCTAGCGATTTAGAAGAAGAAAAAGTACAATCCCGAAACTATCACTTTCAAAGAGCTTGGGGGCTTCCTGTCCGCTATCACGATTTTGAAAAAATTCTCAGTAAAACGAATCCTGATTTTCTGGAATTTCACCTTAGCTATAAAGATATGGAGGAAAGCATTGAGGATTATTTGAAAGGAGAATACAATCTTGATTTAGTGGTTCATAGTCCAGAACTGTTTGCAGGGGATCATACTCTGGATCTCTGTTCTCAAGATGAAGAGTATCGTCAATACTCAATTCAAGAACTCCAGCGCGTCATTAACATTACTCGCACCTTAAAGCCCTATTTCAAGAAAGCGACTCGCCCTTGTATTGTTACCAATATCGGTGGATTTACTTTCGATTTTCATCTGCATCACTCGGAACGTCAGAAACTGTACGAACTTCTCTTAAAAAGCCTCTCTCAATTAGATACCGCAGGAGTCGAAATTATTCCGCAAACGATGCCACCTTTTCCGTGGCATTTTGGCGGGCAACGCTATCATAATTTGTTTGTAGATGCTCAAGAAATCGCAGAGTTTTGCGCTAATCATCAATATCGGATTTGTTTAGATATTTCTCACTCTAAACTTGCCTGTAATCATTACAAGTGGTCATTTCAAGAATTTGTGGAAACCGTAGGAGCATATACAGCACACCTCCATATTGCTGATTCAGAAGGGAAAGATGGGGAAGGATTACAAATTGGAGAAGGAGAGATTGATTTTCATCATTTAAGCCAAACTTTAGCCAAGGTTGCCCAGAATGCACTGTTTATTCCCGAAATTTGGCAAGGACACGAAAATGAAGGAGAGGGTTTTTGGATTGCCTTGGAACGTTTAGAAGGGTTATTTTAG
- a CDS encoding DMT family transporter — protein sequence MSNLSPSARKGLFFSLLGTFLVSTNFVTAKYALSGFNPLTFSLVWCSVATFYTMTIIYLTKQHHTLIVPQSSLFPLLLMGLLTGVGMLVGWQGLAILDPTFVAFLKRFEPVLVILLSLFYLKERLFVGEIVSIILIAFGGVWSAFGRWEVIGEGVILIMFASLATALQLFIAKTNIQNVSPLILVFYRMSIATCAIALWTIFSGGVNFNIESRYWGVTLLGAFLGPCLSFLCTFNSYRYWELSRSTIVLMLQPLFALVLAVVFLQQFPTSQELMGGIIILIGSVSFVWQYFLQKTS from the coding sequence TTGTCAAATCTATCTCCAAGTGCGCGTAAAGGGTTATTTTTTTCTTTACTGGGAACGTTTTTGGTTTCGACCAATTTTGTGACGGCTAAATATGCGCTCAGTGGGTTTAATCCGCTTACGTTTAGTTTGGTTTGGTGTAGTGTAGCAACTTTCTATACTATGACCATTATTTATCTGACAAAACAACATCACACTTTAATTGTTCCTCAATCTTCTCTATTTCCCCTTCTTTTGATGGGATTATTAACAGGAGTGGGTATGTTAGTAGGGTGGCAAGGGTTAGCCATTCTTGATCCGACTTTTGTCGCTTTTCTCAAACGGTTTGAACCAGTCTTAGTTATTTTACTGAGTCTGTTTTACTTAAAAGAACGTCTTTTCGTTGGAGAAATAGTTTCCATTATCTTAATTGCCTTTGGTGGCGTTTGGAGTGCATTTGGACGTTGGGAAGTGATTGGCGAGGGAGTAATTCTAATTATGTTTGCTAGTCTGGCAACAGCTTTACAATTATTTATCGCCAAAACCAATATTCAGAATGTTTCTCCATTGATTCTGGTTTTTTATCGGATGAGTATTGCTACCTGCGCGATCGCGCTCTGGACAATTTTTTCAGGAGGGGTTAACTTTAATATAGAAAGTCGCTATTGGGGAGTAACGCTACTTGGAGCATTCCTTGGACCTTGTTTGAGTTTCCTTTGCACGTTTAATTCCTATCGCTATTGGGAATTGTCGCGATCAACGATTGTTTTGATGTTACAGCCCTTGTTTGCTCTCGTCTTAGCAGTTGTTTTTTTACAGCAATTTCCTACTTCACAAGAACTAATGGGAGGAATAATAATTTTAATTGGATCAGTTAGTTTTGTTTGGCAATATTTCTTGCAAAAAACGTCTTAA
- a CDS encoding TylF/MycF/NovP-related O-methyltransferase, protein MIELPDFNRSFEYENNFYLSCGINRISKILAHYELYKMVQEVPGAIVECGVFKGVSLARFATFRDLFSNPYSKKIIGFDTFGEFPETEFIEDQSFREKFIRNAGSESISKEQLHHILEHKGVDRFVELVEGNVMETVPDYVNKNPELRISLLNLDTDVYEPAKVVLEHLYPKIVKGGVLILDDYGTFPGENQAVEEYFAEQDIEIKKFPFCMTPCYIVKK, encoded by the coding sequence ATGATAGAATTGCCTGATTTTAATCGTAGCTTTGAATATGAAAATAACTTTTACTTGTCTTGTGGCATTAACCGCATTAGCAAAATTTTAGCTCATTATGAGCTTTATAAAATGGTGCAAGAAGTTCCAGGTGCAATTGTTGAGTGCGGTGTATTTAAAGGAGTCTCTTTAGCTCGGTTTGCTACATTTCGAGACTTGTTCAGCAATCCTTACTCAAAAAAGATTATTGGCTTTGATACCTTTGGTGAGTTTCCTGAAACTGAATTTATAGAGGATCAATCATTCCGAGAGAAATTTATCAGAAATGCAGGAAGTGAAAGTATTTCTAAGGAGCAGTTGCATCATATACTAGAACATAAAGGAGTTGATAGGTTTGTCGAATTAGTCGAAGGGAATGTAATGGAAACTGTTCCCGATTATGTAAACAAAAATCCTGAATTAAGAATTTCCCTTTTGAATCTAGATACAGACGTTTATGAACCGGCAAAAGTAGTTTTGGAACATCTTTATCCTAAAATTGTTAAAGGAGGAGTTTTAATTCTGGATGACTATGGTACTTTCCCAGGAGAAAATCAAGCAGTAGAAGAGTATTTTGCAGAACAAGATATTGAAATTAAAAAATTTCCTTTTTGTATGACTCCCTGTTATATTGTAAAAAAATAA
- a CDS encoding methyltransferase domain-containing protein, whose translation MFDEPHPPVVLDRVVNEKSINKGKFLTKAHSESYLYQMQTISKLQDVNSVLEIGPGEGFVAKNLRSIGYEYHTLDFEDANEPTIKADFSSLEPNQVTQSYDLTCACQVLEHFPYESLLKNITTLAQLSKKYVLISLPCSCKGFSIKLNISHGQHKRKTKQIDFYLPTNLPNRKYRKEYMEEFPWAVHYWEIGRKGFPLKRILQDIESCKLKILDKFHSPNPFHYFILSQKE comes from the coding sequence ATGTTTGACGAACCTCACCCCCCTGTAGTTCTTGATAGAGTGGTAAATGAAAAATCAATCAATAAGGGAAAGTTTCTGACAAAAGCACACTCAGAATCATATTTATATCAAATGCAAACTATAAGCAAATTGCAGGATGTCAATAGTGTACTTGAAATAGGTCCTGGAGAAGGTTTTGTTGCCAAAAATCTCCGCAGTATAGGATATGAGTATCATACCCTTGATTTTGAGGATGCTAATGAACCAACAATAAAAGCAGATTTTTCATCCTTAGAGCCTAATCAAGTTACTCAGAGTTATGATTTAACTTGTGCTTGTCAAGTCCTAGAACATTTCCCATACGAATCGTTGCTAAAAAATATTACAACTCTTGCTCAGCTTTCTAAAAAATATGTTTTAATAAGCCTTCCTTGTTCCTGTAAAGGATTTAGCATTAAGTTGAATATTTCTCATGGGCAACATAAGAGAAAAACAAAACAAATTGACTTTTATTTACCAACTAATCTTCCTAATCGAAAATACAGGAAAGAGTATATGGAGGAATTTCCTTGGGCAGTTCATTACTGGGAAATTGGAAGAAAAGGCTTCCCTTTAAAAAGAATATTACAAGATATAGAATCATGTAAACTGAAAATTTTAGATAAATTTCATTCTCCCAATCCATTTCACTATTTTATTCTCTCTCAAAAAGAATGA
- a CDS encoding acylneuraminate cytidylyltransferase family protein, producing the protein MTDSNNVNALAIIPARGGSKRLPGKNIKPIQGKPLISYTIEAAIKSSCFTKIMVSSDDEAILEVGRQYKEVDSEARPARLAGDQVKVLELVCEIAERPELKDNYDVIALLLPTAPFRQAKHIQEGFEQLTSDVDSVVSLTTYEFPPQLSVTLEENQLITPVFNPCPLITGDTRSQDQKLIYRPNGGFYISWWQSFLVNQNFWKGKVKGYPMSRLASVDIDDQTDLDYAEFLLKQGAYQLDN; encoded by the coding sequence ATGACTGATTCCAATAATGTAAATGCCTTAGCGATTATCCCTGCTCGCGGTGGATCAAAGCGATTACCAGGCAAAAATATTAAGCCCATCCAAGGAAAACCGTTAATTTCGTATACCATTGAAGCAGCTATTAAAAGTAGTTGCTTTACTAAAATTATGGTGTCTTCAGATGATGAAGCAATTTTAGAGGTAGGTCGCCAGTACAAAGAAGTGGATTCAGAAGCAAGACCCGCCCGACTCGCTGGGGATCAGGTAAAAGTATTAGAGTTAGTCTGTGAGATTGCAGAACGTCCAGAACTGAAAGACAACTATGATGTAATTGCTCTACTTCTCCCCACTGCACCCTTTCGTCAAGCAAAACATATTCAAGAGGGGTTTGAACAGTTAACCTCTGATGTTGATTCAGTGGTCAGTTTGACGACATACGAATTTCCGCCTCAACTCAGTGTCACCTTAGAGGAAAATCAATTAATTACGCCTGTATTTAATCCCTGTCCTCTAATTACAGGAGATACTCGCTCTCAAGATCAAAAACTGATTTATCGTCCTAATGGTGGGTTTTATATCTCTTGGTGGCAGTCTTTTTTGGTGAACCAAAACTTTTGGAAAGGAAAAGTTAAGGGCTATCCGATGTCAAGATTAGCTTCCGTGGATATTGATGACCAAACCGACTTAGACTACGCTGAGTTTCTCTTGAAACAGGGAGCTTATCAATTAGATAATTAA
- a CDS encoding dihydrodipicolinate synthase family protein translates to MKDLTALRKRIHGPVFSILTPFREEDEEIDFPTLEKYLNQIYNAGGRIFYVMGYNSRYSQLSWDEIKELNEFVTKTVKGIDSNNIAIVADPLHCSTKVSAEFAKHAQDIGADLISIICRERFYFEDQIYNHYKKIADAVEIGVLVHEMPFLNGYGGPPVKWPVSLLDRVADIPNVIAVKEDAKDDDYSRAVIEKIRDRVAIVISGGGLRQWLRFSEMGCQAWLDGIGVFEPRLEVLFYHYYQEGNVQKYQEIIDKIEVPFFEEGVNQLGWHLVIKAALQARGIMSRRDRMPLQELPEEQYQEVKALIERLPIEELSQYTSI, encoded by the coding sequence ATGAAAGACCTGACGGCTTTACGGAAACGAATTCACGGTCCTGTTTTCTCCATCCTGACTCCCTTTCGAGAAGAAGATGAGGAAATTGATTTCCCTACCTTAGAAAAGTACCTCAATCAAATTTATAACGCAGGTGGGCGTATTTTTTATGTAATGGGCTATAACAGCCGTTACAGCCAACTCTCTTGGGACGAAATCAAAGAACTGAATGAATTTGTGACAAAAACGGTGAAAGGGATAGATAGCAATAACATCGCGATTGTTGCTGATCCCTTACACTGTTCCACCAAAGTCAGTGCTGAGTTTGCCAAACACGCTCAGGATATTGGGGCAGATTTAATTTCCATTATCTGTCGAGAAAGGTTCTATTTTGAAGACCAAATTTACAATCACTACAAAAAGATTGCTGATGCGGTAGAAATTGGGGTTCTAGTCCATGAAATGCCCTTTCTCAATGGCTATGGTGGACCTCCTGTAAAGTGGCCAGTTTCCTTGCTTGATCGCGTTGCCGATATTCCGAATGTTATTGCCGTGAAAGAAGATGCTAAGGATGATGACTATTCCCGTGCTGTTATTGAAAAAATACGCGATCGCGTGGCAATTGTTATTTCTGGGGGTGGACTTCGCCAGTGGTTGCGCTTTTCAGAAATGGGTTGTCAAGCCTGGTTAGATGGTATTGGCGTATTTGAGCCTCGTTTGGAAGTTTTATTTTATCACTATTATCAGGAAGGAAATGTCCAGAAATACCAAGAAATCATTGATAAAATTGAGGTGCCTTTCTTTGAAGAAGGTGTCAATCAGTTGGGCTGGCATTTGGTGATTAAAGCCGCTCTCCAAGCTAGAGGGATTATGTCGCGGCGCGATCGAATGCCGTTACAAGAGTTGCCAGAGGAGCAGTATCAAGAAGTCAAGGCTTTAATAGAACGTTTACCCATTGAGGAATTGAGTCAATATACATCAATTTAA